A region from the Fibrobacter sp. genome encodes:
- a CDS encoding NAD-dependent epimerase/dehydratase family protein — protein sequence MIMNKKAMITGITGFAGKWLSEYLIEYGYEVYGIDKDPSCSITGVNYSQISILDSDRLGDYLSSIKPDEVYHLAAISFPPEADKSPRSSLEVNITGTVSVLDAVRRGNPDVRTLLIGSSKEYSRESITERFTEESNPDPVDFYGVSKYCAELIGMQYVKRFGMDIRFTRSFNHTGPGQSSLFVCSDWAKQVAGISLGLSEPVIFVGNLQSTIDFSDVRDVVRAYHQILDRGIKGEVYNVCSGKGYTLNWILEYLTGKSRVKIEIRTEEKKLQIHGTRGQVIGDNSRLTGQTGWRSRIPFEKTLDDIYDYWYTHLSKSSSPD from the coding sequence ATGATAATGAATAAAAAAGCAATGATCACCGGAATCACCGGCTTTGCAGGCAAATGGCTTTCGGAGTACCTGATCGAATACGGTTATGAGGTCTACGGTATCGACAAGGATCCATCCTGTTCCATCACAGGAGTCAACTACAGTCAGATTAGCATTCTCGATTCAGACAGACTGGGCGACTACCTCTCCAGTATCAAGCCTGACGAAGTATATCACCTGGCTGCAATCAGTTTTCCTCCGGAAGCGGACAAATCTCCCAGGAGTTCTCTCGAAGTCAATATTACAGGGACGGTTTCTGTACTTGACGCCGTAAGAAGGGGCAATCCTGATGTGAGGACTCTGCTTATCGGGTCTTCAAAGGAGTACAGCCGTGAATCAATCACTGAGCGATTTACGGAAGAATCCAACCCCGATCCGGTGGATTTCTACGGAGTATCAAAATATTGCGCGGAGTTGATCGGGATGCAATATGTAAAGCGCTTCGGAATGGATATCCGCTTTACCAGATCATTCAATCATACCGGTCCGGGGCAGTCTTCCCTCTTTGTATGTTCCGACTGGGCAAAACAGGTTGCCGGGATCTCTCTTGGTTTATCGGAGCCTGTTATCTTTGTCGGTAATCTTCAGTCCACAATCGACTTTTCAGATGTAAGGGATGTGGTGAGAGCTTATCATCAGATACTTGACAGGGGTATAAAGGGAGAAGTATACAACGTCTGCAGCGGAAAAGGCTATACCCTTAACTGGATTCTTGAATACCTGACAGGGAAAAGCCGGGTAAAAATTGAAATCCGCACCGAGGAGAAAAAACTTCAGATACACGGGACTCGTGGCCAGGTAATTGGTGACAACAGCAGGTTAACCGGGCAGACGGGATGGAGAAGCAGAATCCCTTTTGAAAAAACTCTGGATGATATTTACGATTACTGGTATACCCACCTCAGCAAGAGTTCAAGCCCGGACTGA
- a CDS encoding glycosyltransferase family 9 protein: MPSLIYHNGGLGDFLNILPSVYLWKRQEKIQRITLLGRVPFGELGKACGIFDETMDAGSSSFISLFLETCSEETVSFLKMFNRIVLFAKADSPIVSHAIKAAPRLLLRQDPFPDSRIHISDFHSSLFPGLTEPGNQFRLELPSDGLRRARNLLDANRPAIAIGPGSGSRIKNWPLENFLDCASRLRKLGYSIIWISGPAEEGYCLPEQDSIIANRDLLSLACLFSVCNGYLGNDSGITHLAAISGCPVVALFGPSDPLVWSPKGRSVSVLSNSHSCSPCHPSERFDRSCDHSCIRSHKVETVLKELEKVMGQAFRTEILMM; encoded by the coding sequence ATGCCATCTCTGATTTATCACAACGGCGGCCTTGGTGATTTTCTTAACATTCTGCCATCAGTCTATCTCTGGAAAAGGCAAGAAAAGATTCAGAGAATCACTCTTCTGGGGAGAGTGCCTTTCGGAGAACTGGGAAAAGCCTGTGGTATTTTTGATGAAACCATGGATGCCGGAAGCAGCAGTTTCATCTCATTGTTTTTGGAAACCTGCAGCGAAGAAACAGTCAGTTTTTTAAAGATGTTTAACAGAATCGTACTGTTTGCAAAAGCCGATTCCCCTATTGTTAGTCACGCAATCAAAGCTGCACCCAGGCTCCTCCTTCGTCAGGACCCTTTCCCTGACTCTCGCATTCACATTTCAGATTTTCATTCATCATTGTTTCCGGGTCTCACAGAGCCCGGTAATCAGTTCAGGCTTGAACTTCCATCAGATGGCTTGAGAAGAGCCCGCAACCTCCTGGATGCAAACAGGCCTGCAATAGCCATAGGTCCCGGGAGCGGCAGCAGAATAAAAAACTGGCCTCTGGAGAATTTTCTGGATTGCGCATCCAGGCTCAGGAAGCTTGGGTATTCTATTATCTGGATATCAGGGCCTGCTGAAGAGGGTTATTGTTTACCTGAACAGGATTCTATCATAGCCAATCGGGACCTTCTCTCTCTGGCATGTCTTTTTTCAGTATGTAATGGATATCTTGGAAATGACAGCGGTATCACACATCTCGCTGCAATTTCAGGATGTCCTGTTGTGGCTCTGTTCGGACCTTCAGACCCTCTGGTGTGGAGTCCAAAAGGCAGGAGTGTATCAGTTTTATCCAATTCTCATTCCTGTTCTCCCTGCCATCCATCTGAAAGATTTGACAGAAGTTGTGATCACTCCTGCATTCGGTCTCATAAAGTGGAAACAGTTCTGAAAGAATTGGAAAAGGTGATGGGGCAAGCTTTTCGGACTGAAATTTTGATGATGTGA